The Petropleomorpha daqingensis genome includes a window with the following:
- a CDS encoding tetratricopeptide repeat protein: MPEQQWEQRLTALWTTLDDRPEEEFVAAVDELTAELPDDDAAGAFERAAARDSTGHSDLAVPLYRQALERGLTGERRRRAVIQLASSLRNTGDVATSVELLEGELARTSDGLDDAVRAFLALALVDSGREREAVSHALIALAPHLPRYQRSTANYARALVEEE; the protein is encoded by the coding sequence GTGCCCGAGCAGCAGTGGGAGCAGCGGCTGACCGCGCTCTGGACGACGCTGGACGATCGTCCCGAGGAGGAGTTCGTCGCCGCCGTCGACGAGCTGACCGCCGAGCTCCCGGACGACGACGCCGCCGGAGCCTTCGAGCGCGCGGCCGCCCGCGACTCCACCGGGCACTCCGACCTCGCCGTCCCGCTCTACCGGCAAGCGCTCGAGCGGGGACTGACCGGCGAGCGCCGGCGGCGCGCGGTGATCCAGCTGGCCAGTTCGCTGCGCAACACCGGCGACGTGGCCACCAGCGTCGAACTCCTCGAGGGCGAGCTGGCCCGCACCTCCGACGGGCTGGACGACGCCGTCCGCGCCTTCCTCGCCCTCGCGCTGGTCGACAGCGGCCGCGAGCGCGAGGCGGTGTCCCACGCGCTGATCGCCCTCGCCCCGCACCTGCCCCGCTACCAGCGCTCCACCGCGAACTACGCACGGGCGCTCGTCGAGGAGGAGTGA
- a CDS encoding acyl-CoA thioesterase translates to MRHTVQVPMRWSDMDAYGHVNNVVYLQYFEMARVDLFFERASLEERTGLRRGTVVAAHDIQYKLPVVYSPRPLDVQIWVSELRAAVFTCHYEVYDHQRLAVTGSTKLVPFDFSINRPRRLTPDEKEFLLRWTDEPAGS, encoded by the coding sequence GTGCGGCACACGGTGCAGGTCCCGATGCGGTGGTCGGACATGGACGCGTACGGCCACGTGAACAACGTGGTCTACCTGCAGTACTTCGAGATGGCGCGCGTCGATCTCTTCTTCGAGCGCGCCTCGCTCGAGGAGCGCACCGGCCTGCGCCGCGGCACGGTGGTCGCCGCCCACGACATCCAGTACAAGCTGCCCGTCGTCTACTCGCCGCGGCCGCTGGACGTGCAGATCTGGGTGTCCGAACTGCGCGCGGCCGTGTTCACCTGCCACTACGAGGTGTACGACCACCAGCGGCTGGCCGTCACGGGCAGCACCAAGCTGGTCCCGTTCGACTTCTCGATCAATCGTCCGCGGCGGCTGACCCCCGACGAGAAGGAATTCCTCCTCCGCTGGACCGACGAGCCTGCGGGATCCTGA
- the ettA gene encoding energy-dependent translational throttle protein EttA — MAQYIYSMVRARKAHGDKVILDDVTLAFLPGAKIGVVGPNGAGKSTVLRIMAGLENASNGETVLAPGASVGMLQQEPPLNEDLDVRGNVEEAVKPLRDALTRFEEVSAAMGEPDADFDALLGEQGELMELIENHDGWELDARIEQAMDALRCPPGDADVKVLSGGERRRVALCKLLLEAPDLLLLDEPTNHLDAESVAWLEQHLEKYAGTVVAVTHDRYFLDNVAQWILELDRGRAYPYEGNYSTYLKTKAARLKVEGAKDAKRQKRLKEELEWVRSGAKARQAKSKARLARYEEMAAEADKYRKLDFEEIQIPPGPRLGNVVIESHDLTKGFGDRLLIDDLSFTLPRNGIVGVVGPNGAGKTTLFKMLVDQEKPDDGEIKVGETVKISYVEQNRSGIDPKKTLWEVVSDGLDHIKVGNVEMPSRAYVAAFGFKGPDQQKPAGVLSGGERNRLNLALTLKQGGNLLLLDEPTNDLDVETLSSLEAALEEFPGCAVVVSHDRWFLDRVATHILAYEGDSKWFWFEGNFADYEKNKVERLGVEAARPHRATYRKLTRD, encoded by the coding sequence GTGGCTCAGTACATCTACTCGATGGTGCGTGCGCGCAAGGCGCACGGCGACAAGGTGATCCTCGACGACGTCACCCTGGCGTTCCTGCCCGGCGCCAAGATCGGCGTGGTCGGCCCCAACGGCGCCGGCAAGTCGACGGTCCTGCGGATCATGGCGGGACTGGAGAACGCGTCGAACGGCGAGACGGTCCTGGCACCGGGGGCCTCGGTCGGCATGCTCCAGCAGGAGCCGCCGCTGAACGAGGACCTCGACGTGCGCGGCAACGTCGAGGAGGCGGTCAAGCCGCTCCGCGACGCGCTGACCCGCTTCGAGGAGGTCAGCGCGGCGATGGGGGAGCCCGACGCCGACTTCGACGCGCTGCTCGGCGAGCAGGGCGAGCTCATGGAGCTCATCGAGAACCACGACGGCTGGGAGCTCGACGCCCGCATCGAGCAGGCGATGGACGCGCTGCGCTGCCCGCCGGGCGACGCCGACGTGAAGGTGCTCTCCGGTGGTGAGCGCCGCCGCGTCGCGCTGTGCAAGCTGCTGCTCGAGGCGCCCGACCTCCTGCTGCTCGACGAGCCCACCAACCACCTCGACGCCGAGAGCGTGGCGTGGCTCGAGCAGCACCTGGAGAAGTACGCCGGCACCGTCGTCGCGGTCACCCACGACCGGTACTTCCTCGACAACGTCGCCCAGTGGATCCTCGAGCTCGACCGCGGTCGCGCCTACCCGTACGAGGGCAACTACTCCACCTACCTCAAGACCAAGGCCGCGCGGCTGAAGGTCGAGGGCGCCAAGGACGCCAAGCGGCAGAAGCGCCTCAAGGAGGAGCTGGAGTGGGTCCGCTCCGGCGCCAAGGCGCGCCAGGCCAAGAGCAAGGCCCGGCTGGCCCGCTACGAGGAGATGGCCGCGGAGGCGGACAAGTACCGCAAGCTGGACTTCGAGGAGATCCAGATCCCGCCGGGTCCGCGCCTGGGCAACGTGGTCATCGAGAGCCACGACCTCACCAAGGGCTTCGGCGACCGCCTGCTGATCGACGACCTGTCGTTCACGCTCCCGCGCAACGGGATCGTCGGCGTCGTCGGCCCGAACGGCGCCGGCAAGACCACGCTGTTCAAGATGCTGGTCGACCAGGAGAAGCCCGACGACGGCGAGATCAAGGTCGGCGAGACGGTCAAGATCTCCTACGTCGAGCAGAACCGCAGCGGCATCGACCCCAAGAAGACGCTGTGGGAGGTCGTCTCCGACGGGCTGGACCACATCAAGGTCGGCAACGTGGAGATGCCCTCGCGCGCGTACGTCGCCGCCTTCGGCTTCAAGGGCCCGGACCAGCAGAAGCCGGCGGGTGTGCTGTCCGGCGGTGAGCGCAACCGGCTCAACCTCGCGCTGACCCTCAAGCAGGGCGGCAACCTGCTGCTGCTCGACGAGCCGACCAACGACCTCGACGTCGAGACGCTCTCCAGCCTGGAGGCCGCGCTCGAGGAGTTCCCCGGCTGCGCCGTGGTCGTCAGCCACGACCGGTGGTTCCTCGACCGCGTGGCGACGCACATCCTCGCCTACGAGGGTGACTCGAAGTGGTTCTGGTTCGAGGGCAACTTCGCCGACTACGAGAAGAACAAGGTCGAGCGGCTCGGCGTCGAGGCGGCCCGCCCGCACCGCGCCACCTACCGCAAGCTGACCCGCGACTGA
- a CDS encoding AraC family transcriptional regulator: MRQFARTASLTGYAELCRSLGLDPAQLMASVGLDVADLDVPDRWVPAGPMARLLELSARKSGCDDFALRLSERRGLGSLGPLSVVLREEPDLRGVLDLLSRYAHAYTGVLHLRVTEEDRWATVDIRLEFGEAVPTRQVQDLVIGNLVGIIRILIRPTWVPTTAHFAHEAPAQPGTFRRLLGANVHFGAEFTGFILDSVDLDALVVTADASVRPYTRQLLLSLVLPPEQATQSAGASRVVELLLPLGRCSLEEVARHLGMRPRMLQQQLAAEGQNFSSVVHGTRGRLAEHYLSIDRFSLTEISLLLGFAAPSAFSRWFRQQFDLSPTAWRDATRSSPRADVAVGPIRIPQARRSSGGGIPSRRGSAAADD, translated from the coding sequence ATGCGCCAGTTCGCCCGCACCGCCTCGCTCACCGGGTACGCCGAGCTGTGCCGGTCCTTGGGGCTGGACCCGGCGCAGCTGATGGCGAGCGTCGGCCTCGACGTCGCCGACCTCGACGTCCCCGACCGGTGGGTGCCGGCCGGCCCGATGGCGCGGCTGCTGGAGCTCTCCGCCCGGAAGTCGGGCTGCGACGACTTCGCTCTCCGGCTGTCCGAGCGGCGCGGGCTGGGCAGCCTGGGCCCGCTCAGCGTCGTCCTGCGTGAGGAACCCGACCTGCGCGGGGTGCTGGACCTGCTCAGCCGGTACGCGCACGCCTACACCGGGGTGCTGCACCTGCGGGTCACCGAGGAGGACCGCTGGGCCACGGTGGACATCCGGCTCGAGTTCGGTGAGGCGGTGCCGACCCGTCAGGTGCAGGACCTGGTCATCGGCAACCTGGTCGGCATCATCCGCATCCTGATCCGCCCCACCTGGGTGCCGACGACCGCGCACTTCGCGCACGAGGCACCGGCCCAGCCGGGCACCTTCCGCCGGCTCCTCGGCGCGAACGTGCACTTCGGCGCCGAGTTCACCGGATTCATCCTGGATTCGGTCGACCTCGACGCGCTGGTCGTGACCGCCGACGCCTCCGTCCGTCCGTACACCCGCCAGCTGCTGCTGTCGCTCGTCCTGCCCCCGGAGCAGGCCACGCAGTCGGCCGGGGCGAGCCGCGTCGTGGAGCTGCTGCTACCCCTCGGACGGTGCTCGCTGGAGGAGGTGGCCAGGCACCTGGGCATGCGTCCGCGCATGCTCCAGCAGCAGCTCGCCGCCGAGGGGCAGAACTTCTCGAGCGTCGTGCACGGCACGCGCGGCCGGCTGGCGGAGCACTACCTGTCGATCGACCGGTTCTCGCTGACCGAGATCTCGCTCCTGCTGGGGTTCGCCGCACCGAGCGCGTTCTCGCGCTGGTTCCGTCAGCAGTTCGACCTCAGCCCGACCGCCTGGCGCGATGCGACGCGGTCGTCGCCGCGGGCCGACGTCGCGGTCGGGCCGATCAGGATCCCGCAGGCTCGTCGGTCCAGCGGAGGAGGAATTCCTTCTCGTCGGGGGTCAGCCGCCGCGGACGATTGA